In a single window of the Tellurirhabdus bombi genome:
- a CDS encoding oxygenase MpaB family protein: protein MKKGMEQQVYARKAGIFRNPAVRQELRKLNPERDYQRMVQLLVGYEFPFDITRALELALFHTFASPSVSSLLARTGEFDRHGQKRYDDTSLLISRFMQDGLDSETGQRAIAHMNHIHGFYRIPNEDYLFVLSTFVFYPINWLNRYGWRKLIPAEERAFFLFFREVGTMMNLRDIPATVEELSAFTDAYEAKHFCYAPSNQRVADATVRIVQGWLPGILRPLTKPVFAALIDEKLRRAFGYQRPPGWFVGLLEGAFWLRKLPLRYITFEPYPTLIENSSYRSYKAGLPDIEALGPDHLIRKKVRD, encoded by the coding sequence ATGAAGAAAGGCATGGAACAGCAGGTTTACGCAAGAAAGGCGGGTATTTTTCGCAATCCGGCGGTACGGCAGGAGCTGCGGAAATTAAACCCGGAGCGGGATTATCAGCGCATGGTGCAGCTTTTGGTAGGGTATGAATTTCCTTTCGATATCACCAGAGCACTGGAGCTGGCTTTGTTTCACACCTTCGCCAGCCCTAGTGTGTCGAGTTTGCTGGCCCGAACGGGGGAGTTCGACCGGCATGGACAAAAACGCTACGACGATACCAGTTTGCTGATTTCCCGATTCATGCAGGATGGCCTCGATAGCGAAACCGGACAGCGGGCCATTGCTCACATGAACCACATCCACGGTTTTTACCGCATTCCGAACGAAGATTATCTCTTTGTCTTATCGACGTTTGTTTTTTACCCCATTAACTGGCTCAATCGCTACGGCTGGCGGAAACTGATTCCAGCGGAGGAACGGGCCTTTTTTCTGTTTTTTCGGGAAGTAGGGACTATGATGAACCTGCGTGATATTCCCGCGACAGTTGAAGAACTCAGCGCCTTCACGGACGCCTACGAAGCGAAGCATTTCTGTTATGCGCCCAGCAACCAGCGCGTGGCCGATGCTACCGTCCGGATTGTGCAAGGCTGGCTCCCCGGCATTCTGCGTCCCTTAACCAAACCCGTGTTCGCCGCCCTGATCGACGAAAAACTACGCCGAGCTTTTGGCTACCAGCGCCCGCCGGGTTGGTTTGTGGGTCTGTTGGAAGGGGCGTTCTGGCTCCGAAAACTGCCGCTGCGCTACATTACGTTCGAGCCGTATCCAACCTTGATCGAGAACAGTTCGTATCGTTCCTACAAAGCCGGATTGCCGGACATTGAGGCGTTGGGCCCCGACCACCTGATCCGTAAAAAAGTCCGCGATTGA
- a CDS encoding DinB family protein: MAQTETREVWLRGPLPDLPSLLQPVAHALLQAREEVNALMMDFPESYLWERPVGVASVGFHLQHLTGVLDRLLTYARGESLTAEQLHWLSTEGALEPAIRVADLVAKFNQQVDHALDQLRQTDERTLTEVRGVGRAQIPSTVLGLLTHAAEHTMRHLGQLLVTVRVLQGSKSA, from the coding sequence ATGGCACAAACTGAAACGCGTGAAGTATGGCTCCGGGGGCCACTTCCCGACCTGCCCTCCCTGCTGCAACCGGTTGCGCACGCCTTGTTGCAAGCCCGCGAAGAGGTGAATGCGCTAATGATGGATTTTCCAGAATCGTATCTCTGGGAGCGTCCGGTGGGCGTTGCTTCGGTTGGTTTTCATTTGCAGCACCTGACGGGCGTATTGGACCGTTTGCTGACCTACGCGCGCGGCGAATCGCTCACGGCGGAGCAACTGCACTGGCTGTCTACCGAAGGAGCGTTGGAGCCGGCGATTCGCGTGGCCGATCTGGTGGCTAAATTTAACCAGCAGGTAGACCACGCATTAGACCAGCTTCGCCAGACTGATGAACGAACACTCACCGAGGTCCGGGGCGTTGGGCGAGCGCAAATTCCATCGACGGTGCTAGGATTGCTGACGCACGCTGCCGAGCACACCATGCGTCATTTGGGTCAACTATTGGTGACAGTACGGGTACTTCAGGGAAGTAAATCCGCATGA
- a CDS encoding helix-turn-helix domain-containing protein has protein sequence MYFQSVVETEEESLRNFQLLKAQPDQNRVINSLSKLCRWPTHCDSFSLKFVFTGTETYCLNKNQFSIKKACFLAVNANQPYSSFIQSEEWVASLALYFNTLFLNQTLGVYTTPEDRLLDNPNFVHRQAVWFFEPIYVLTPSILSRVWTLKTSLETRILTESELEEHLHGILADLFWAYKQEVLRKSETLSAIKRSTRIELYRRLQLAKAFLDDQVTEAITLDDVAKASMLSKNHLLKHFKQMFQRSPHQYLTQRRLERAKNSLVHSDLPINRIALQTGFEDPSAFGRLFKSSFATTPQQYREQFAKRVIFAHS, from the coding sequence ATGTATTTTCAATCTGTCGTCGAAACCGAAGAAGAGTCGCTACGCAACTTCCAGTTGCTTAAGGCGCAACCAGACCAAAACCGGGTTATTAACTCGCTGAGTAAGCTTTGTCGCTGGCCCACGCACTGCGACAGCTTTTCGCTCAAATTCGTTTTTACCGGTACCGAAACATACTGCCTTAATAAAAATCAGTTTTCGATTAAAAAAGCCTGTTTTCTGGCCGTCAACGCCAACCAGCCTTATTCAAGTTTTATCCAGTCGGAGGAGTGGGTGGCGTCACTGGCCCTGTATTTCAATACGCTTTTTCTGAATCAGACGCTGGGCGTATATACCACGCCCGAAGATCGTCTGCTAGACAATCCGAACTTTGTCCATCGTCAGGCGGTCTGGTTTTTTGAGCCGATCTACGTGCTTACCCCGTCTATTTTATCCCGCGTCTGGACCCTTAAAACGTCCCTGGAAACCCGCATTCTGACAGAATCAGAGTTGGAAGAACACCTGCACGGCATTCTGGCCGATTTGTTTTGGGCGTACAAACAGGAAGTGCTTCGTAAAAGTGAAACGCTGTCGGCCATCAAGCGCTCTACGCGGATTGAGCTATACCGCCGGCTTCAGCTTGCCAAAGCTTTTCTGGATGACCAAGTGACAGAAGCAATTACACTCGATGATGTGGCCAAAGCGTCGATGTTGTCCAAAAATCACCTGCTGAAGCATTTTAAGCAGATGTTTCAACGTTCGCCGCACCAATATTTAACCCAGCGGCGGCTGGAACGGGCCAAGAATTCGCTGGTTCATTCTGATTTACCCATTAATCGCATTGCGCTGCAAACCGGCTTTGAAGATCCCAGCGCCTTTGGTCGGCTCTTTAAATCTTCGTTTGCGACCACGCCGCAGCAATATCGGGAGCAATTTGCTAAACGCGTGATTTTTGCACATTCCTGA
- a CDS encoding EamA family transporter: MNSHKLVILAAFAAIYIIWGSTYLAALIGLGSFPPLLMAGLRFSSAGLILLVWCLVKGETLPSANFVRKNALGGILMLVGGTGSVIWAEQYIPSGMAAILVASLPFWFVLLDRHQWATYFSNKLIIGGLLLGFAGILLLFGFNSTPQTTSRAGMQMVSIVVLVLGSIAWVVGSLYTKYQPSTGSTTMNASLQLLAAGPFSLLLSGILGEFNGFAIGAVSVNAWLALAYMTIMGSLVAYLAYIYLLQVRPPAQVGTYAYVNPVIAVLLGWQFANEPITSQQLLALSMILCGVLLVNLPKYQSAKT, translated from the coding sequence ATGAATAGTCATAAATTAGTGATTCTGGCCGCTTTTGCCGCCATTTACATAATCTGGGGTTCTACCTATCTGGCAGCGTTGATCGGGCTGGGGAGCTTTCCGCCCCTGCTGATGGCGGGTTTGCGGTTTTCTTCCGCTGGCCTTATTCTGCTCGTCTGGTGTTTGGTCAAAGGAGAAACCCTCCCCTCAGCTAATTTCGTCCGAAAAAATGCTTTAGGAGGCATTCTGATGCTGGTGGGTGGGACTGGCTCGGTTATCTGGGCTGAACAATATATTCCGTCGGGCATGGCGGCAATTTTGGTCGCTTCGCTGCCCTTCTGGTTCGTGCTGCTCGACAGGCATCAATGGGCAACTTATTTTTCCAACAAACTCATTATCGGGGGTTTGCTCTTAGGCTTTGCGGGTATTCTGCTGCTCTTTGGCTTCAATTCAACGCCCCAGACAACCAGCCGGGCAGGCATGCAGATGGTTAGTATTGTGGTTCTGGTCCTGGGTTCCATTGCCTGGGTAGTTGGCTCATTGTACACCAAATACCAGCCTTCAACAGGCTCAACCACGATGAATGCCAGCCTTCAACTGTTGGCCGCCGGTCCGTTTAGCTTGCTGCTTAGCGGAATTCTGGGCGAGTTCAACGGCTTTGCAATTGGCGCCGTGAGTGTGAACGCGTGGCTGGCCTTGGCTTACATGACCATAATGGGTTCGCTGGTTGCTTATCTGGCTTACATCTACCTGCTGCAAGTGCGCCCACCGGCTCAGGTTGGAACGTATGCGTATGTCAATCCAGTCATTGCCGTGTTATTGGGGTGGCAGTTTGCCAATGAGCCCATTACCAGCCAGCAGTTATTGGCTCTGTCGATGATTCTGTGCGGCGTTTTGCTTGTTAACCTTCCTAAATACCAAAGCGCTAAAACCTGA
- a CDS encoding FG-GAP repeat domain-containing protein, with product MKRVFLTLGLACLLFASTPPKEPRFRRYFVAAESYESVGLIDVNKDGLLDIVSGDFWYENTTDPKTLFRKRHLIGNQKRHDQYYDDFSTIPLDVNGDGHVDVVTGGWWSATLRWLENPGPGKEKLWPIHEIAKVGNVETTRAWDVDGDGVVEIVPNNPKHPLKYFKLGKDASFQQVQVAPTQDHGLGFGDVNGDGKGDFIVSNGWLENEGNNTWKLHNEFELGTASVPILVVDVNGDRKNDLIVGQGHGYGLHWYEQTAEQGKRGWKKHIIDDKASQYHVMEWADLNGDKKPDLITGKRFRAHNDNDNGAYDDVGLYYFTWDGQKFTKHTISYGPPGAGKGTGIYFALADLRKTGRLDIVVAGKDGLEIFFNE from the coding sequence ATGAAACGCGTATTCCTAACCCTTGGCTTAGCCTGCCTGCTGTTTGCCTCTACCCCTCCGAAAGAACCCCGATTCCGCCGCTATTTTGTAGCTGCCGAAAGCTACGAATCGGTGGGGCTGATCGATGTCAACAAAGACGGTTTGCTGGATATTGTTTCCGGCGATTTCTGGTACGAAAACACAACCGACCCCAAAACGTTATTCCGCAAGCGCCACCTGATCGGCAATCAGAAACGACACGACCAGTATTACGACGACTTTTCGACCATCCCACTGGATGTAAATGGGGACGGTCATGTCGATGTGGTCACCGGAGGCTGGTGGAGCGCCACACTGCGCTGGCTCGAAAATCCCGGTCCTGGCAAAGAAAAACTCTGGCCGATCCACGAGATAGCCAAAGTGGGCAATGTCGAAACGACCCGTGCCTGGGACGTTGACGGCGATGGCGTTGTCGAAATCGTCCCCAATAACCCTAAGCATCCGTTAAAATATTTTAAGCTAGGAAAAGACGCTAGCTTTCAGCAAGTTCAGGTAGCGCCTACCCAGGATCACGGACTTGGTTTTGGCGACGTCAATGGCGACGGCAAGGGCGATTTTATTGTCAGTAACGGGTGGCTTGAAAACGAAGGCAACAACACGTGGAAACTGCACAACGAATTTGAATTAGGAACGGCCAGCGTACCTATTCTGGTCGTTGATGTCAACGGCGACCGCAAAAATGACCTGATCGTGGGACAGGGACACGGGTACGGCCTGCATTGGTATGAACAAACCGCCGAACAAGGCAAGCGCGGCTGGAAAAAACACATTATTGACGACAAAGCTTCTCAGTATCACGTGATGGAGTGGGCCGACCTCAACGGCGACAAAAAGCCAGATTTAATTACGGGTAAACGCTTCCGGGCGCACAATGATAACGATAACGGGGCCTATGATGACGTTGGCCTGTATTACTTCACCTGGGATGGCCAGAAATTCACGAAACACACCATTTCCTATGGCCCTCCGGGTGCTGGCAAAGGGACAGGTATCTACTTTGCGCTGGCTGATTTGCGGAAAACGGGACGACTGGACATTGTCGTTGCGGGGAAAGACGGGCTGGAAATCTTTTTTAATGAGTAA
- a CDS encoding GNAT family N-acetyltransferase: protein MITVTRTTAADPRFVNLIKELDKDLWDRYQPYQAKYDGFNKVDQSARVVVALADTVPVGCGCFRPTEEPAVIEIKRMFVATERRGQGIAQQVLRELESWATEEGFSTAKLETGNKQPEAIRLYQKAGYKSIDLYGPYVGMETSICLGKPLI, encoded by the coding sequence ATGATAACCGTAACCCGAACAACCGCCGCTGATCCTCGCTTCGTAAATCTGATCAAGGAACTGGACAAAGACCTGTGGGATCGATACCAGCCTTATCAGGCAAAATACGATGGATTCAACAAAGTAGATCAGTCGGCGCGGGTAGTAGTCGCGTTGGCAGACACTGTTCCGGTGGGCTGCGGTTGTTTTCGACCCACCGAAGAACCCGCCGTCATTGAAATCAAACGCATGTTTGTGGCTACGGAACGGCGGGGCCAGGGGATTGCGCAACAGGTTTTGCGGGAGCTGGAGAGCTGGGCCACCGAAGAGGGATTTTCCACGGCCAAGCTGGAAACAGGCAACAAACAGCCCGAAGCCATCCGCCTTTACCAGAAAGCAGGATATAAGTCAATTGATCTGTATGGCCCTTACGTGGGCATGGAAACCAGTATCTGTCTTGGGAAGCCGCTGATCTAG
- the treZ gene encoding malto-oligosyltrehalose trehalohydrolase, with the protein MKKIGSEYVGNNRCVFTVWAPKKKSMVLHLVHPKEQKIEMTADKWGYFRVEVEDVGPGARYFFRPDDKEDYPDLASHYQPEGVHGPSEVVDHTTYQWNDKEWHGIPFKDLILYELHVGTFTNEGTFEAIIPFLDDLVDMGINALEIMPIAQFPGNRNWGYDGVYPYAVQSSYGGPEGLKKLVDACHQKGLAVILDVVYNHMGPEGNYFAQFAPYFTKQYCTPWGDAINYDSEWSDGVRDFFSNNPQHWFELYHIDGLRLDAIHTIYDVGAVHFWELMHHKVKALEQKMGRTLHLIAESDLNDPRVIKSPEMGGFGFTAQWLDDFHHASYVLLHPEGKDRYGDFGQMEQLAKAYTDGFVHSGEYVDFRKRQYGASSAGIPGDKFIVFNQNHDQIGNRVGGERLSMLVSFERLKMAAAAIMLSPYIPMLFMGEEYAADTPFFYFVSHSEKELIEAIRKGRKEEFSSFGWDAEPPDAQAEDTFVQSRLQWQKRSQGKYQTMLQWHKTLIQLRRTNPVLQNSSKVDLRVNLLDQSGFNLHRQSTDGQQHLFCLFNVSDEPIFYTFPQWASSWTKLLDSRESQWLETASEETQVLPNQVYRGQKIQLAPCSVAVFTYTNDLTS; encoded by the coding sequence ATGAAGAAAATCGGTTCGGAATACGTAGGCAACAATCGTTGCGTATTTACCGTATGGGCTCCCAAAAAAAAGAGCATGGTTTTGCACCTGGTGCATCCCAAAGAGCAAAAAATTGAAATGACGGCCGACAAATGGGGTTACTTCCGTGTGGAAGTAGAAGACGTTGGCCCCGGCGCCCGTTATTTTTTCAGACCAGATGACAAAGAGGACTATCCTGACTTGGCCTCCCATTACCAACCCGAAGGTGTACATGGCCCGTCTGAAGTGGTCGATCACACAACCTACCAATGGAATGATAAGGAATGGCACGGCATCCCATTCAAAGACCTGATCCTGTACGAATTACACGTTGGCACCTTCACCAACGAAGGTACGTTTGAAGCCATTATTCCTTTTCTGGACGACCTCGTAGACATGGGCATCAATGCGCTCGAAATCATGCCCATCGCGCAGTTTCCAGGCAACCGAAACTGGGGGTATGATGGGGTTTACCCCTACGCTGTTCAAAGTTCATATGGCGGCCCGGAAGGACTCAAAAAGCTGGTTGATGCCTGTCACCAAAAAGGGCTGGCAGTGATTCTGGATGTGGTCTATAACCACATGGGCCCGGAAGGAAATTATTTTGCCCAGTTTGCGCCCTATTTCACCAAACAATATTGCACTCCCTGGGGGGATGCCATCAACTACGACAGCGAATGGTCGGACGGTGTGCGCGATTTCTTTTCCAATAATCCCCAGCATTGGTTTGAATTATACCATATTGATGGCCTGCGGCTGGATGCCATCCACACCATTTACGATGTTGGAGCGGTTCACTTCTGGGAGTTGATGCACCACAAAGTTAAAGCCCTGGAACAGAAAATGGGCCGCACGCTGCACCTGATTGCCGAGAGTGACCTCAATGACCCGCGGGTGATCAAATCGCCGGAGATGGGCGGCTTTGGTTTTACGGCCCAGTGGCTCGATGATTTTCACCACGCTTCTTATGTGCTGCTGCACCCGGAAGGTAAAGACCGCTACGGCGATTTTGGGCAAATGGAGCAACTGGCCAAGGCCTATACCGATGGGTTTGTGCACAGCGGCGAGTACGTGGATTTTCGGAAACGACAATATGGCGCCTCGTCGGCGGGTATTCCGGGCGACAAATTCATTGTTTTTAACCAAAATCACGACCAGATTGGCAACCGGGTTGGGGGCGAGCGGCTCTCCATGCTGGTATCATTTGAGCGCCTGAAAATGGCAGCGGCGGCCATCATGCTTTCTCCCTATATTCCGATGCTTTTTATGGGTGAAGAATATGCCGCTGATACCCCGTTCTTTTATTTTGTCAGCCATTCGGAAAAAGAACTTATCGAAGCGATTCGAAAAGGGCGTAAAGAAGAATTTTCGTCGTTTGGCTGGGACGCAGAACCGCCAGATGCTCAGGCAGAAGACACATTTGTTCAATCGCGTCTTCAATGGCAAAAACGCTCTCAGGGAAAATACCAGACAATGCTGCAATGGCACAAGACGCTCATTCAGCTTCGCCGCACCAATCCGGTTTTGCAGAACAGCTCAAAAGTGGATCTTCGCGTCAATCTTCTCGACCAGTCCGGTTTTAACCTCCACCGGCAAAGCACCGATGGGCAGCAGCACTTATTCTGTTTGTTTAATGTGTCAGATGAACCCATTTTTTACACGTTCCCACAATGGGCTAGTAGCTGGACAAAATTGCTGGATTCACGGGAAAGCCAGTGGCTGGAAACGGCTAGTGAAGAGACCCAGGTCTTACCGAACCAAGTATATCGTGGACAGAAAATCCAACTGGCTCCGTGCAGTGTGGCCGTCTTCACGTATACGAATGACTTAACTTCGTAG
- a CDS encoding sialate O-acetylesterase: protein MKRILFFLLLLAPEAWANVSLPAILGSDMVLQQQSQVTIWGWANPTERITVTASWGGQPISVTCSDQATWKVVLQTPKAGGPYDITIAADNKIVLKNILIGEVWVCSGQSNMEMTAGGGVKDAQAELPTAYNPKIRFFKITKTAANAPQDNIRGQWATCDSISLKNFSAVGYFFGKKLQNTLNVPIGLIDMSWGGSYMDTWLPEAIAMLYPETRHSAQTMPKVPWCPNKPGVLYNGMVAPITSFAIAGVIWYQGESNRHDAPAYHKLTHLMVDSWRGLWQKDFPFYFVQIAPYTYNGKFQTAAVREAQTKAMDIPKSGMVVTTDLVDNLKDIHPVYKKEVGNRLAGWALAETYGQNVGLYKSPQYQSMQVEGNKIRLTFDNAPNGLQAKSEVLTEFEIAGGDRVFSKAQAKIKGNTVEVWAKDVQKPVAVRFSFRDAPEPNLFSKEGLPVIPFRTDDWDLGLKQ, encoded by the coding sequence ATGAAACGGATTTTGTTTTTTCTGCTGCTTTTAGCGCCTGAAGCGTGGGCCAATGTTTCCCTTCCCGCTATCCTGGGTTCAGATATGGTGCTACAACAGCAAAGTCAGGTGACTATCTGGGGCTGGGCCAACCCAACGGAGCGCATCACGGTAACCGCCAGCTGGGGCGGCCAGCCCATCAGCGTAACCTGTTCCGATCAGGCAACCTGGAAAGTGGTGCTGCAAACGCCCAAAGCAGGTGGCCCTTACGACATTACGATTGCCGCCGACAATAAAATAGTGCTGAAAAATATCCTGATTGGCGAAGTCTGGGTTTGTTCCGGCCAATCCAATATGGAGATGACCGCCGGGGGTGGGGTGAAAGATGCCCAGGCGGAGCTGCCCACCGCTTACAATCCGAAAATCCGATTCTTTAAAATTACCAAAACAGCGGCCAACGCACCCCAGGACAACATTCGCGGGCAATGGGCCACCTGCGATTCGATAAGTCTGAAGAATTTTAGCGCCGTGGGCTATTTTTTCGGCAAAAAGCTGCAAAATACGCTGAACGTTCCCATTGGGCTGATTGATATGTCGTGGGGTGGGTCTTACATGGATACCTGGCTGCCCGAAGCCATCGCCATGCTGTACCCGGAAACCCGTCATTCCGCCCAAACGATGCCGAAAGTGCCCTGGTGTCCCAACAAACCCGGTGTGCTTTATAATGGCATGGTAGCGCCAATCACTTCATTTGCCATTGCAGGCGTAATCTGGTATCAGGGTGAATCGAACCGGCACGACGCACCGGCCTACCACAAACTAACCCACCTGATGGTCGATAGCTGGCGGGGGCTCTGGCAGAAGGATTTCCCGTTCTATTTCGTGCAGATTGCGCCTTATACCTACAATGGAAAATTCCAGACGGCAGCCGTTCGGGAGGCGCAGACCAAAGCAATGGACATTCCCAAATCAGGCATGGTCGTAACCACCGATCTGGTTGACAACCTGAAAGACATTCACCCCGTCTACAAAAAAGAAGTCGGTAACCGATTGGCGGGCTGGGCTTTAGCAGAGACCTACGGCCAGAACGTCGGCCTTTACAAAAGTCCCCAATACCAATCCATGCAGGTGGAGGGTAACAAGATTCGGCTAACTTTCGACAATGCACCCAATGGACTTCAGGCAAAAAGCGAGGTGCTGACGGAGTTTGAGATTGCGGGCGGGGATCGGGTTTTCTCGAAAGCGCAGGCCAAAATCAAAGGCAATACGGTGGAAGTTTGGGCCAAAGATGTGCAGAAGCCGGTGGCCGTTCGGTTTTCTTTTCGGGATGCGCCGGAGCCGAATCTGTTCAGCAAAGAAGGCCTGCCCGTAATTCCGTTCCGCACAGACGATTGGGATCTGGGACTAAAACAATGA
- a CDS encoding oxygenase MpaB family protein: MQNFVSDDSIVRKVWGDADVILLIFAGGAAEFALNREVDWLFFTGKLPADPIGRLFSTVRYAQDIVFQSADKAAKAVGRMHAIHGGVEQSRGRQIPAHAYRDVLYMLIDYSVRAYELLHRELTMAEKEEIFTTFRQVGTGMHIPDLPTTYASWLPDRQRHLEQNLVFSEYTKKLFQRYREELGDWRYNLLLQAQSLLVPEQVSSRLSLPEKPLLASTLWLYGVLNTLKLRSLMQRILLPPKYLMQVRGLDKAA, encoded by the coding sequence ATGCAAAATTTCGTTAGTGACGATTCGATTGTGCGCAAAGTGTGGGGCGATGCCGACGTGATTTTACTGATTTTTGCGGGTGGTGCCGCCGAGTTTGCCCTGAACCGGGAGGTCGATTGGCTCTTTTTTACCGGAAAGTTACCCGCTGATCCTATCGGGCGTTTGTTTTCCACAGTTCGCTATGCCCAGGATATTGTTTTTCAAAGCGCGGATAAAGCTGCTAAGGCCGTGGGGCGGATGCATGCCATTCACGGTGGGGTGGAACAAAGTCGGGGCCGCCAGATACCGGCGCATGCTTACCGCGATGTACTTTACATGCTCATCGATTATTCGGTTCGGGCCTACGAATTGCTGCACCGCGAGCTGACTATGGCCGAAAAAGAAGAGATTTTTACGACGTTCCGGCAGGTAGGAACAGGAATGCATATTCCAGATTTGCCAACTACCTACGCGAGTTGGCTGCCCGACCGACAACGGCATCTGGAACAAAACCTGGTTTTCAGTGAATACACCAAAAAGCTGTTTCAGCGCTACCGCGAAGAGCTGGGTGACTGGCGCTATAATCTTCTATTACAGGCGCAATCGCTGTTGGTGCCAGAGCAAGTATCGAGTCGCCTTTCATTACCGGAAAAGCCGCTGCTGGCTTCTACTTTGTGGTTATACGGCGTATTAAACACCTTGAAATTACGGTCGCTGATGCAGCGGATTTTGCTGCCGCCCAAATATTTGATGCAGGTCCGTGGCCTGGATAAAGCGGCTTAA
- a CDS encoding alpha-amylase family glycosyl hydrolase gives MKEEQKQLWWQKGVIYQIYPRSFQDSNNDGIGDLKGIIQRLDHLQWLGVDAVWVSPVYPSPMADYGYDISDYQDIHPLFGSLADFDQLLDEVHKRGMKLILDLVPNHTSDQHPWFLESRSSRDNPKRDWYIWQDARPDGSAPNNWLAMFGGTAWEWDETTQQFYYHAFLKEQPDLNWRNPEVQAAMLDVMRFWLDKGVDGFRVDVMWHMVKDEQLRDNPPNLDYQLFMATYEQLLPVYSTDQPEVHNIVRQMRQLLDQYDERMMIGEIYLPIQKLITYYGVPDRRGAHLPFNFQLLSLPWEAQKIASAIDQYEGALPEYGWPNWVLGNHDQPRITSRVGIQQARVAAMLLLTLRGTPTIYYGDEIGMRDVPIPFEEVQDPQGLNMPDKNLSRDPARTPMQWDNSPNAGFTTAKPWLRLARNYRRENVEVQKEDSFSILSLYKRLIELRQREPSLMQGNYKPVYADKQMIAFIRQAEGHSSFLIVLNLSHRPGYFKVKNMDLKGKIEIATFPELEGTDIGDSIDLGGDEGILVRLS, from the coding sequence ATGAAAGAAGAGCAAAAACAGCTTTGGTGGCAAAAAGGGGTCATTTATCAGATCTATCCCCGCTCATTTCAGGATAGTAACAACGACGGAATCGGCGACTTGAAAGGGATCATCCAGCGTCTCGACCACCTGCAATGGCTCGGCGTTGACGCGGTCTGGGTATCGCCAGTTTATCCGTCTCCAATGGCTGATTATGGCTACGACATTTCTGATTATCAAGATATTCACCCTTTGTTTGGCTCACTGGCGGATTTTGATCAGCTACTCGATGAAGTGCATAAGCGGGGCATGAAACTGATTCTGGATTTAGTGCCTAACCACACTTCCGATCAGCATCCGTGGTTTCTGGAATCCCGTTCTTCCAGAGATAACCCCAAACGCGATTGGTACATCTGGCAAGACGCTCGCCCCGACGGTTCCGCGCCCAACAACTGGCTGGCTATGTTCGGCGGCACTGCCTGGGAATGGGACGAAACAACCCAGCAATTTTATTACCACGCTTTCCTGAAAGAACAACCCGACCTGAACTGGCGTAATCCGGAAGTGCAGGCGGCCATGCTCGACGTCATGCGCTTCTGGCTCGATAAAGGCGTCGATGGGTTTCGGGTGGATGTGATGTGGCATATGGTTAAGGATGAGCAATTACGCGACAACCCGCCAAACCTGGATTACCAGCTGTTTATGGCTACTTATGAGCAACTTTTGCCGGTTTACTCGACCGACCAGCCGGAAGTTCACAATATTGTCCGCCAGATGCGGCAATTGCTGGATCAGTACGATGAGCGGATGATGATCGGGGAAATTTACCTGCCCATCCAAAAGCTGATTACTTATTACGGGGTTCCCGACCGCCGAGGGGCTCACCTGCCGTTCAATTTTCAGTTGCTTTCGCTGCCCTGGGAAGCCCAGAAAATTGCGTCGGCCATTGACCAGTACGAAGGCGCTTTGCCGGAATATGGCTGGCCAAACTGGGTACTGGGAAACCACGACCAACCGCGCATTACCAGCCGCGTTGGTATTCAGCAGGCCCGCGTAGCCGCGATGCTGTTGCTGACGCTGCGGGGAACGCCCACCATTTATTACGGCGATGAAATCGGCATGCGCGACGTTCCCATTCCGTTTGAAGAAGTTCAGGATCCGCAGGGATTAAACATGCCCGATAAAAACCTGAGCCGTGACCCAGCCCGTACGCCCATGCAATGGGACAATAGCCCCAATGCCGGATTTACCACTGCCAAGCCCTGGCTTCGACTAGCCCGGAACTACCGACGTGAAAACGTGGAGGTGCAGAAAGAAGACTCTTTTTCTATACTTTCTCTTTACAAACGACTGATTGAGCTACGCCAGCGGGAGCCTTCGCTCATGCAAGGAAATTACAAGCCGGTTTACGCCGACAAGCAGATGATCGCTTTTATCAGACAGGCCGAAGGGCACTCGAGCTTTCTGATTGTGCTCAATCTAAGCCATCGACCGGGCTACTTTAAGGTGAAAAATATGGACCTGAAAGGCAAGATTGAAATCGCTACATTTCCTGAACTGGAAGGGACCGACATTGGTGACTCAATTGATTTGGGTGGCGATGAAGGCATCCTTGTCCGGCTCAGTTAA